A stretch of the Alphaproteobacteria bacterium genome encodes the following:
- a CDS encoding M20 aminoacylase family protein gives MNVQVASNSFDSEIVEIRHRIHEHPELGFEEILTSDLVAERLAAWGYDVHRGLGKTGVVGTLKLGAGTKRIGIRADMDALPIQETTGLAYASKHDGKMHACGHDGHTAMLLGAAKHIAMTRNFDGTVHLIFQPAEEGRGGARKMLDDGLFRLFPCDAIFAMHNMPGYPEGKLVFRAGPFMASADRAEITIEGVAGHGAFPEKAVDPVVVAASIVMALQTIVARNVDPQEAAVVTVGAIKAGEAPNVIPATATMRLSIRALDAQVRKQLRRRITALAAAQAESYGAKARVDYHEGFPVLVNTEKETAFACGVARELVGAENVVTDARPVMGSEDFAMMLEERPGCYLLIGNGAGELGCMIHNPGYDFNDRCIPTGMRYWTLLVERFLPKP, from the coding sequence ATGAACGTCCAAGTCGCCAGTAACAGTTTCGATTCGGAAATCGTGGAAATCCGGCATCGCATTCACGAGCACCCCGAGCTTGGGTTCGAGGAGATCTTGACGAGCGATCTTGTGGCAGAACGCCTCGCAGCCTGGGGTTATGACGTGCATCGCGGTCTCGGCAAGACCGGTGTCGTCGGCACCCTCAAGCTCGGGGCGGGCACGAAACGGATCGGCATCCGCGCCGACATGGATGCGCTTCCAATTCAGGAGACGACCGGCCTTGCCTACGCAAGCAAGCACGACGGCAAGATGCATGCCTGCGGGCACGATGGGCACACCGCGATGCTGTTGGGGGCGGCCAAGCATATTGCCATGACGCGAAACTTCGACGGCACCGTGCATCTTATCTTCCAGCCGGCCGAGGAGGGCCGAGGGGGTGCGCGCAAGATGCTGGACGACGGCCTCTTCCGGCTTTTCCCATGCGACGCGATCTTTGCGATGCACAACATGCCCGGCTATCCCGAGGGCAAGCTCGTCTTTCGCGCCGGGCCGTTCATGGCGTCGGCCGACCGCGCCGAAATCACCATCGAGGGCGTTGCCGGGCATGGCGCCTTCCCGGAGAAGGCGGTCGACCCGGTTGTCGTCGCTGCGAGCATCGTCATGGCGCTTCAAACGATCGTCGCGCGCAACGTCGATCCCCAGGAAGCCGCCGTCGTGACCGTTGGCGCCATCAAGGCGGGTGAAGCGCCAAACGTGATTCCCGCGACCGCAACAATGCGGCTCAGCATTCGCGCCCTCGATGCGCAAGTGCGCAAGCAGCTTCGCCGGCGCATTACCGCACTCGCCGCTGCGCAAGCGGAAAGCTACGGCGCCAAAGCCAGAGTGGATTACCACGAGGGATTTCCCGTCCTGGTCAATACCGAAAAGGAGACGGCCTTCGCCTGCGGCGTCGCCAGAGAGCTGGTGGGTGCGGAGAACGTCGTCACCGACGCGCGTCCCGTCATGGGAAGCGAGGATTTCGCCATGATGCTCGAGGAACGGCCGGGCTGTTATCTCCTGATCGGCAACGGGGCGGGCGAGCTCGGTTGCATGATTCACAATCCGGGCTACGACTTCAACGACCGTTGCATTCCGACGGGGATGCGATACTGGACGCTCCTCGTGGAGCGATTCCTGCCAAAGCCCTG